Genomic segment of Panicum virgatum strain AP13 chromosome 9N, P.virgatum_v5, whole genome shotgun sequence:
TACTCGAGATGCGGTGCAATGGGGGATGCTGTCAAGGTGTTCGACGGAATGCCGAAGAGGGACCGTGTTGCGTGGAGCACGATGGTTGCTGGGTTCGTGTGCGCTGGGAGGCCGCTGGAGGCGCTTGGTATGTACAGGAGGATGCGGGAGGATGGCGTGGAGGGGGACGAGGTGGTCATGGTTGGGGTTATACAAGCATGTGCGACAACAGGGGATGCTCAAATGGGGGCCTCAGTTCATGGGTACATACTGCGGCATGGTATGAGGGTGGATGTTGTTGCAACGACAAGCCTTGTGGACATGTACGCCAAGAATGGGAAGTTTGATGTGGCACGCCGAGTGTTTAGAATGATGCCGTACAGGAATGCTGTTTCATGGAGCGCACTGATTTCTGGGTTTGTGCAGAATGGTCATGCAGATGAGGCACTTGATTTGTTCAGAGAGTTGTCAACTTCAGGACTTGAGCCTGATTCAGGGGCACATGTTAGTGCACTGCTAGCTTGCGCTGATATGGGACTCCTGAAGCTAGGGAAGTCTATACATGGTTTCATCTTGAGGAGGCTTGAGCTTGACTGTATTTTGGGTACATCTATCCTTGACATGTACTCCAAATGCGGCTCCCTGGAAAGTGCACAGAAGCTTTTCGATAGGGTTTCCTCGAGAGACTTGGTTTTATGGAATGCGATGATTGCATGCTGTGGCACTCATGGACGTGGTCACGATGCCCTTGCTCTGTTCCAAGAACTGAACAAAACTGGAATGAATCCTGATCATGCCACATTTGCTTCTCTTCTGTCAGCTCTAAGCCACTCTGGTCTTGTGGAGGAAGGGAAACTCTGGTTTGATCGCATGAGTAAGGAGTTTGGCATTAAACCTGCAGAAAAGCATTATGTATGCATAGTTGATCTCTTAGCACGTTCTGGTCTTGTGGAAGAAGCAAATGACCTGCTGGTGTCAATGCAAACTGAACCGACTATTGCAGTTTGGGTCGCTCTGCTTTCAGGTTGCTTGAATAACAAGAAGCTAGAGCTTGGAGAAAACATAGCAGAAAAGATCCTCGAGTCCCAACCTGAAGATGTAGGTTTTCTTGCACTTGTATCGAACCTCTATGCCGCTGCAAAGAATTGGGACAAAGTCAGGGAAGCCAGAAAGCTAATGAAGGATAGTGGCAGCAAGAAAGTGCCTGGCTACAGCTTGATAGATGTCCGTGGAATGCGCCACACGTTCGTGATGGAAGACCAGAGCCATCCTCAGCATCAGGAGATCCTAAAAATGGTCGCAAAGCTCGATTCCGAGATGAGGAAGATGGGTCATGTTCCGAGAACTGAGTTTGTGTACCATGACCTCGAGGAAGGAGTGAAGGAGCAGCTTCTCAGCTACCATAGCGAGCGGCTGGCCATTGCCTTTGGTTTGTTGAACACCAGCCCTGGAACGAGGCTCGTGATCATCAAGAACCTCAGGGTCTGTGGCAACTGCCATGATGCGATCAAGTATATCTCGAAAATTGTCGACCGGGAGATTGTTGTCCGAGATGCGAAGCGTTTCCACCATTTCAAAGATGGGGCCTGTTCTTGTGGAGATTACTGGTGATTGTGTCTGATTCTTGTCTGTAGCTTCGGCAGTTCAGTCACCTAGTGTTGATATTTGGTCCAGTTGGCTGCAGAGAACTAGCAGAATGCATACCGGTTGTGTTCAAGTAAATTTGACCTCAACAATCCTTTGATGCAAAAAATAACAGTTCACTCCATCATCGGGGTAGAAGCAAAAATAACGCTGTGGTGTTCCTGCCTGCACGTCGATAGCTTCGGACCTTGATCATAAACACAATCTGTTAATTTAATATATGCTCTCCCCTTTCTTGAAAAAACAACAGTTAGCAGCTCCTGTTAGAGCATGGTTTATAATCGCGCCGGCTGCGGGCTGGGAGGGAGGTCATGATTGTGGCGGGTCCCATTAGCTGCACCAATAGAATGGGTTGCAGAGCCTCTCAGCCCGCTTGCACCGGCGCTTGACGAGACGCCCGGTTGCTTCTCTCACATGTGCCACATGGACTCTCAGCCACTTCTCAGTCagtcataatacttgctcttagaaAATTCTCCCACTGGATAATCTCGAACATTATTGCTGGGAACCAAAACTAGAAAATGGTACGATAGTAAAGCAGTTCAACTTTTGAGCCACAAGAATTCTGTAACATCAATGTACATATATCTATGTAGTGGAGTAGCTCTCTACGGATATACTACCTCCATATCTTTTTATATGACGTTTCAGACCAAATAATTGtactaaaataaactaaaattttatgtcctaacgacatgtaaaaagatatggagggagtactatacTGTATCTGCACTATTATTGTGCTTACGTATATACATCTACTATTCCTACCTGCGTCTTCAACTTTTATTTCCATCTAGTACTAATTTAATATTTCTGAAATAAACTATCAGTCAAACAGACGCGCGCGCAATGTACTACCAGTAGAGCTGTAGACCGGCACGCGCGCAGGACTCGCCGTGTCGTGGTCGCTGAGAGTCGCACCGCCATTTCCGGCACCAACTCCACCACAAACCCTGCCTGTCCGGTATCCACCTGTGGCCGGTGCCTGCCACCACCGATGGCGACACCGGTCACCTGCAGTCCCGCACGGACATTCGGTGCACCAGCACCACCATCCCGTCCGTCACCCGCCGTCCACGAATTCCAGCGCGCGCACGGGCGCCGCCGAGCCGGGCGCGCACGACACGACACCTCCCCCCTCCACGCGCCGCCACTCCCGTCGACCCCCGGCtctcgcgccgcgccggcctcggAGGCTGCCGCCGGGCCGGCCTGCgcgcgcgcgacggcggccggtGGCCGTGTGGGCGGGGCTGGCCGAGACAGCGACGGCGGCCGAGAATGGGGTGCGTCCCGGCGGTGGAGCTTGCGCGGCCGTGGGCGTGTTTCTGTCGCCGGGAAAACGACCCGGCGGAAAGGTGGCAGGCGAGCGAAGGAAGGCGCGGCGATCTCGGGGACGCGGGGGCGTGGTCCTAGATAACGTTTGCTTGCTCATCGGGTGGGAGGGAGCTTTGTGTGCCAGCGTCGCGGTGTGTGGTTGCGGGacgctggctggctggcttgcTGCGGCCGGAGACCGATCCACCTCCGGACCTGCACCTGCCACGCCCCTGCCCCATGTGGGATCGTGTGCAGGTGCCGCTTCGGCTGCCG
This window contains:
- the LOC120690504 gene encoding putative pentatricopeptide repeat-containing protein At3g25060, mitochondrial, with the translated sequence MRLPAFLADQRRLRRVLSSSSATLATLTRLHALLIVSSSNHLLASLAAAYARAGALDAAESTLATSPASPSSITAWNALLSAHSRGGSHSTALRVFRALPPAARPDSTTFTLALSACARLGDLTGAENIKDRAFEAGYSKDVFVCSALLHLYSRCGAMGDAVKVFDGMPKRDRVAWSTMVAGFVCAGRPLEALGMYRRMREDGVEGDEVVMVGVIQACATTGDAQMGASVHGYILRHGMRVDVVATTSLVDMYAKNGKFDVARRVFRMMPYRNAVSWSALISGFVQNGHADEALDLFRELSTSGLEPDSGAHVSALLACADMGLLKLGKSIHGFILRRLELDCILGTSILDMYSKCGSLESAQKLFDRVSSRDLVLWNAMIACCGTHGRGHDALALFQELNKTGMNPDHATFASLLSALSHSGLVEEGKLWFDRMSKEFGIKPAEKHYVCIVDLLARSGLVEEANDLLVSMQTEPTIAVWVALLSGCLNNKKLELGENIAEKILESQPEDVGFLALVSNLYAAAKNWDKVREARKLMKDSGSKKVPGYSLIDVRGMRHTFVMEDQSHPQHQEILKMVAKLDSEMRKMGHVPRTEFVYHDLEEGVKEQLLSYHSERLAIAFGLLNTSPGTRLVIIKNLRVCGNCHDAIKYISKIVDREIVVRDAKRFHHFKDGACSCGDYW